A window of the Oryza brachyantha chromosome 5, ObraRS2, whole genome shotgun sequence genome harbors these coding sequences:
- the LOC107303451 gene encoding uncharacterized protein LOC107303451 codes for MHLLCHYEVATTTTTMEVLAGGRARQAALSREELLGLLADFSGGGGGGDESDRELSFSDFVVVDTAKLSPRRDGGGGERIGTVAMTTTPAAAEKGQGRRTTPSSEQQQGAAAASKQQAEAAAAAAARERRLRRRRSDSRGSCGGSGDGVLLNFYVPGLLTRSMTTPRPARGTLPPAAPAAAAPAAAAKARIGAPLAVGCWPALWGGGRKPAKRAAGGRDTRVPAA; via the exons ATGCATCTGCTCTGCCATTACGAGgttgcgacgacgacgacgacgatggaggTGCTTGCCGGCGGCAGGGCGCGGCAGGCCGCGCTGAGCAGGGAGGAGCTgctcggcctcctcgccgacttctccggcggcggcggcggcggcgatgagtcCGACCGCGAGCTGTCCTTCAGTGACTTCGTCGTGGTCGACACGGCGAAGCTCAGCCCGCGAagggatggtggtggtggtgagagAATCGGGACAGtcgcgatgacgacgacgccggcggcggcggagaaaggtcaggggaggaggacgacgccgtcgtccgagcagcagcagggagcggcggcggcatcgaagcagcaggcggaggcggctgctgcggcggcggcgagggagaggaggctgcGGAGACGGCGGAGCGACAGCAGGGGAAGCTGCgggggcagcggcgacggcgtgctgcTCAACTTCTACGTGCCGGGGCTGCTCACCAGGAGCATGACGACGCCGCGACCCGCCAGAGGAACGCTtcctcccgccgcccccgccgccgccgcgccggcggctgccGCCAAAGCTAG GATAGGCGCGCCTCTGGCCGTCGGATGCTGGCCGGCGTTGTGGGGCGGCGGCCGCAAGCCGGCGAAACGTGCAGCCGGAGGACGTGACACCAGAGTGCCAGCAGCATGA
- the LOC102708722 gene encoding cysteine-rich receptor-like protein kinase 15, with protein sequence MASALPPPCRPRRRRDRPEHALIRLLLPAPRLPPLLCYSLVLIATTANAGPVYTDCPSNTNYSRGGAFEASLDALLASLPAAASSSGFAENVTGASPEGRAYGLAQCRADVVGQPACRACLDDSARDIAKTCPGQKSAVIFYDACILRHSNESFFAASDDRPLYFLWNPQNTTEPEQFKALLGKLMSNITDAAAHASPRMFAAGEADLPPFTKIYGMAQCTRDLAGGDCYRCLVGAVSNIPRCCDGKQGGQVIGRSCSIRFEVYPFFDMQAAKAAMSPSPAPPPATTPTGVNGSNHTVSKAVIIPVTAAVALLLVVILLLTALYLCKKNRKPHEHVLIGSVNLGDEDEMRSSESLLYDLSTLRAATDNFSEENKLGEGGFGPVYKGTLQNGQEIAVKRLSATSHQGQLEMKNETVLVAKLQHKNLVRLLGCCIEEQEKILVYEFLCNKSLDTILFDPARQQELTWEQRFRIIEGIGRGLLYLHEDSRLKIIHRDLKASNILLDADMNPKISDFGLAKLFNMEASVANTSRIAGTYGYMAPEYALHGIFSAKSDVFSYGVLLLEIVAGRRNTCIHGSEDLLAFVWRHWSRGAAAQLLDLDGCPAAGRRPQELLRCIHVGLLCVQEDPQLRPGMAAVVVMLNSRSVTLPAPSAPAFVSAGRGIGGGGGPATAAAARETPINGGASVSGIELR encoded by the exons ATGGCGTCGGCGCTGCCGCCACCGTGCCgcccgcgacgacggcgagacaGGCCCGAGCACGCCCTGATTCGTCTGCTCCTCCCAGCccctcgccttcctcctctcctgtgCTACTCCCTCGTCCTGATCGCCACCACGGCCAACGCCGGCCCGGTGTACACGGACTGCCCGAGCAACACCAACtacagccgcggcggcgccttcGAGGCTAGCCTCGACGCCCTCCTGgcctccctccccgccgccgcgtcttcGTCCGGGTTCGCGGAGAACGTCACCGGCGCCTCGCCGGAGGGCAGGGCGTACGGCCTCGCCCAGTGCCGCGCGGACGTCGTCGGCCAGCCCGCCTGCCGCGCCTGCCTCGACGACTCGGCGCGGGACATCGCCAAGACGTGCCCCGGCCAGAAATCCGCCGTGATCTTCTACGACGCCTGCATCCTGCGGCACTCCAACGAGAGCTTCTTCGCCGCCTCCGACGACAGGCCGCTGTACTTCCTGTGGAACCCGCAGAACACGACGGAGCCGGAGCAGTTCAAGGCGCTGCTGGGCAAGCTGATGAGCAACATCActgacgcggcggcgcacgcgtcCCCGCGGATGTTcgcggccggcgaggctgACCTCCCGCCCTTCACCAAGATCTACGGCATGGCCCAGTGCACccgcgacctcgccggcggcgactgcTACCGCtgcctcgtcggcgccgtctCCAACATCCCGAGATGCTGCGACGGGAAGCAGGGTGGCCAGGTCATCGGGAGGAGCTGCTCCATCCGGTTCGAGGTATACCCTTTCTTCGACATGCAGGCCGCCAAGGCAGCAATGTCGCCTTCGCCGgcaccaccgccggcgacgacgcccaCCGGAGTCAATG GAAGTAATCACACAGTCAGTAAGGCTGTCATTATCCCAGTTACTGCGGCAGTTGCGTTGTTACTAGTGGTGATACTGCTGTTAACTGCTCTTTATTTGTGCAAGAAGAACAGAAAACCACATGAGCATGTGCTGATTGGTAGTGTCA ATCTTGGTGATGAAGACGAAATGAGAAGCTCGGAATCACTCTTGTACGATTTAAGTACTCTAAGAGCTGCCACTGATAACTTTTCAGAAGAAAATAAGCTCGGAGAAGGTGGATTTGGGCCAGTATACAAA GGTACACTGCAAAATGGTCAGGAGATTGCAGTGAAGAGATTGTCAGCTACTTCCCATCAAGGACAATTGGAGATGAAGAATGAGACAGTTTTGGTTGCAAAGCTTCAGCACAAGAATCTGGTAAGGCTGCTAGGATGCTGCATCGAAGAACAGGAGAAGATCCTTGTCTATGAGTTCCTCTGCAACAAAAGCCTCGACACGATCCTTTTCG ATCCTGCAAGGCAGCAAGAGCTTACCTGGGAGCAAAGATTCAGGATCATCGAAGGGATTGGACGAGGGCTTCTTTATCTTCACGAAGATTCAAGGCTCAAGATCATCCACCGTGATCTTAAAGCCAGCAACATCTTGTTAGATGCAGACATGAACCCCAAGATATCAGACTTTGGCCTTGCAAAGTTATTTAACATGGAAGCCAGCGTAGCAAACACAAGCAGGATTGCTGGAACCTA TGGATACATGGCGCCGGAATACGCCCTGCACGGCATCTTCTCTGCCAAATCCGACGTCTTCAGCTACGGCGTGCTCCTCCTGgagatcgtcgccggccgccgcaacACCTGCATCCATGGCTCCGAGGATCTCCTGGCATTC GTCTGGAGGCACTGGAGCCGCGGGGCCGCCGCGCAGCTGCTGGACCTGGACggctgccccgccgccggccgccggccgcagGAGCTGCTGCGGTGCATCCACGTGGGGCTGCTCTGCGTGCAGGAGGACCCGCAGCTCCGGCCCGGCATGGCGGCGGTCGTCGTCATGCTCAACAGCCGCTCGGTCACCCTGCCGGcgccctccgcgccggcgTTCGTATCCGCGGGACGtgggatcggcggcggcggcggcccagcgACGGCCGCAGCCGCTCGGGAAACGCCGATCAACGGCGGCGCTTCTGTTTCCGGCATCGAACTCCGGTGA